In the genome of Hydractinia symbiolongicarpus strain clone_291-10 chromosome 5, HSymV2.1, whole genome shotgun sequence, one region contains:
- the LOC130644742 gene encoding uncharacterized protein LOC130644742 produces the protein MFLACEGRSLTPNLKEADIVEVPLKGQFQLTTTCNNTSNLTVFAEEFKRDTWTEIALQVAFSEPDKIILNDSRRDLNGTLLRISLIDYCHNNICVIVKLPGTVNFSMLNTDAFTATVSTMTPEKIETITRDPMTSSTASTNAVNTTPSVSKMEDSEMSTELVLGILAGVLVLVLLASILVWKRRKTKKKTRKASIKYVFNRSQKMAKTPDCKNCYKTDIPKEADTSATANNNSSSEDHVTIDVKKESETAVKTN, from the exons atgtTTTTAGCCTGTGAAGGGAGATCACTTACACCAAATCTCAAAGAAGCAGACATTGTAGAAGTGCCGTTAAAAGGACAGTTCCAATTAACGACAACGTGCaataacacatcaaatttaacagTATTTGCTGAAGAGTTCAAAAGAGATACTTGGACTGAAATTGCATTACAAGTTGCTTTCTCTGAACCAGACAAGATTATCCTG AATGACTCAAGACGTGATTTGAACGGAACATTACTGAGGATTTCATTAATCGATTACTGTCATAACAACATCTGCGTAATTGTGAAACTTCCTGGAACAG TAAATTTCTCAATGTTAAACACCGATGCTTTCACAGCTACCGTTTCAACAATGACGCcagaaaaaattgaaacaataacaaGAGATCCTATGACATCTTCTACTGCATCCACAAATGCTGTGAACACCACTCCTAGTGTTTCTAAAATGGAGGATTCGGAAATGTCAACAGAACTGGTTCTTGGTATTCTAGCTGGTGTACTTGTATTAGTACTATTAGCATCGATACTTGTTTGGAAAAG gCGTAAAACCAAGAAAAAA aCAAGAAAAGCCAGCatcaaatatgtttttaataGATCGCAAAAG ATGGCCAAAACACCTGATTGTAAAAACTGTTACAAAACTGATATTCCGAAAGAA GCTGACACTAGCGCAACGGCGAATAACAACTCAAGTTCCGAAGATCATGTTACCATTGATGTAAAAAAG GAAAGTGAAACAGCCGTCAAAACCAATTAA
- the LOC130644743 gene encoding uncharacterized protein LOC130644743 isoform X2, with amino-acid sequence MHLKVFILLLIFTGAVHAYRREDDVVNASDNDEDEFNDEASDETDEYDDVNDEEQFNSSILRKRRRSRKCTRKTYSKCTVRHNGCGSKQFSKIPGPFTSVFKQACNKHDVCYNCGQLRSWSQRQCDKRFEQDMRKICKCEYKKWYQKITRSKCLLFAKTYYGIVKLAGKNFYLRRSLSWCKNNCVIPRGSPHVPF; translated from the exons ATG CATTTAAAAGTCTTTATACTTCTTCTCATCTTCACTGGAGCTGTTCATGCATATCGTAGAGAAGATGATGTTGTGAATGCATCAGATAATGACGAAGATGAGTTTAATGACGAAGCCAGTGATGAAACTGATGAGTACGATGACGTAAATGACGAGGAGCAATTTAACTCGTCAATAttgagaaaaagaagaagaagtcgAAAATGTACAAGAAAAACAT atTCTAAATGCACTGTGCGACATAATGGATGTGGGTCAAAACAGTTTAGCAAGATTCCCGGACCGTTTACAAGTGTCTTTAAACAAGCATGTAACAAACATGATGTCTGCTACAACTGT GGACAGTTGAGGAGTTGGTCACAGAGACAGTGCGACAAGAGATTTGAACAGGATATGCGAAAGATTTGCAAATGCGAGTACAAAAAATGGTATCAGAAAATCACTCGTAGTAAATGTTTGCTCTTTGCGAAAACATACTATGGAATCGTAAAACTTGCTGGAAAGAATTTTTACCTACGAAGATCTCTTTCTTGGTGCAAAAACAACTGCGTCATTCCACGAGGAAGCCCCCATGTACCCTTTTAG